Proteins co-encoded in one Bacillus sp. FSL H8-0547 genomic window:
- a CDS encoding BMP family ABC transporter substrate-binding protein — protein sequence MKKIMIIIASCMLLAAGCGKNEAVSSADQKIKVGIMLSDVGLGDQSFSDSAFAGLMKSRDELGILFDYRELEKTGTYEKGITELVEEGNDLVVGLGFMVQEDLEKAAKKYPDQQFLLIDAVSEAENITSVTFKEDEGSFLAGVVAAMASKTNTIGFIGGADVPLINKFADGFAEGARTIKPEIVIYTEYANDFGNDIKGGVMADSMIKRKADVLYAAAGFTGAGVLKAAQDSGVYAIGVDSDQYFYAEKAVVTSMMKNVDIGIFQLLKDYVKKQELPEGHIELGVKDNGVQLAPIRVLNLTEQQQKTLDQWKQKLAESN from the coding sequence ATGAAAAAAATTATGATCATAATCGCGTCCTGTATGCTGCTTGCCGCCGGGTGCGGGAAGAATGAGGCAGTCAGCAGTGCGGATCAAAAAATAAAAGTAGGGATCATGCTCTCGGATGTGGGGCTTGGGGATCAGTCGTTCAGTGACTCTGCGTTTGCGGGCCTGATGAAATCCCGTGATGAACTTGGCATTTTGTTTGATTACCGGGAGCTTGAAAAAACGGGCACTTATGAAAAAGGGATTACTGAGCTTGTTGAAGAGGGCAATGATCTTGTCGTTGGACTTGGGTTTATGGTTCAGGAAGATTTGGAAAAAGCGGCAAAGAAGTATCCGGATCAGCAGTTTTTGCTGATCGATGCGGTTTCTGAGGCTGAGAATATTACCTCAGTTACGTTTAAAGAGGATGAAGGGAGCTTTCTTGCCGGGGTTGTTGCAGCGATGGCTTCTAAAACAAATACGATCGGTTTTATCGGCGGCGCTGATGTTCCGCTTATAAATAAGTTCGCAGACGGATTTGCAGAAGGGGCAAGAACGATCAAGCCTGAGATTGTCATCTACACGGAGTATGCAAATGATTTCGGCAATGACATCAAGGGCGGTGTCATGGCAGACAGCATGATTAAAAGAAAGGCGGATGTACTTTATGCAGCAGCCGGTTTTACTGGGGCAGGTGTTTTAAAAGCGGCGCAGGACAGCGGAGTATATGCGATTGGTGTTGACAGCGATCAGTATTTTTATGCGGAAAAGGCTGTTGTAACCTCTATGATGAAAAATGTGGATATCGGCATTTTTCAGCTTCTGAAAGACTATGTCAAGAAACAGGAGCTTCCTGAGGGGCATATTGAACTTGGTGTGAAGGATAATGGGGTTCAACTGGCTCCGATCCGTGTCCTGAACCTGACTGAACAGCAGCAGAAAACGCTTGATCAATGGAAGCAAAAATTAGCAGAGAGCAACTAG
- a CDS encoding nuclease-related domain-containing protein, which yields MKRLKENRELLVYRSLNARSVLDEEALICLGQLEKGFQGEKYFEQWLKENGGEGTVLSDLLFEISGSFVQIDSLFIKPDKMYVFNVKNSEGDYFAEGERWSTPAKKEMKNPLLQLKRSEALLTRLLQDQSIKFSLEPYVVFVNHRFHLYNAPMDQPIIYHPQLNRFAEKLNHKQRGRLTAFHDMLAKKLLDLHVEEYPFLKLPGYGYEGLEKGIICPKCLLLYTLFNNRNFICSNCKTTEPLLPAVLRAIGEFRLLFPEKRITTDQIHEWCNLVLSKKTIRKILYAHFEHIGRGRSSHFVDK from the coding sequence TTGAAGAGGTTAAAAGAAAACCGGGAATTGCTTGTTTACCGGAGTTTGAACGCCAGATCCGTTTTGGATGAAGAAGCTCTCATCTGCTTGGGGCAGCTTGAAAAAGGGTTCCAGGGAGAAAAGTATTTTGAGCAGTGGCTCAAGGAGAATGGAGGGGAGGGCACAGTATTAAGCGATCTGCTCTTTGAAATCAGCGGATCTTTCGTGCAAATTGATTCCCTGTTTATCAAGCCTGATAAAATGTACGTGTTCAATGTAAAAAACTCGGAAGGTGATTACTTCGCAGAAGGAGAAAGATGGTCGACCCCGGCCAAAAAAGAAATGAAAAACCCCCTGCTTCAGCTGAAAAGAAGTGAAGCATTGCTCACTCGGCTCCTCCAGGATCAAAGCATCAAGTTTTCCCTCGAACCATATGTCGTCTTTGTAAACCACCGTTTTCACCTCTACAATGCTCCAATGGACCAACCCATCATTTATCACCCCCAGCTGAACCGTTTTGCAGAAAAACTCAATCATAAGCAGCGGGGCAGATTAACTGCCTTTCATGACATGCTCGCTAAAAAACTTCTGGATTTGCACGTGGAAGAATATCCGTTTTTGAAGCTGCCGGGGTATGGGTATGAGGGGCTGGAAAAAGGTATTATATGTCCAAAATGCCTATTGCTGTATACTCTCTTTAACAACAGAAATTTTATATGCTCAAATTGTAAAACAACCGAACCGCTTCTTCCTGCAGTATTACGGGCAATAGGTGAATTCAGGCTTCTTTTTCCGGAAAAGAGGATCACTACAGATCAGATTCATGAATGGTGTAACCTTGTTTTATCAAAAAAGACAATAAGAAAAATTCTGTACGCACATTTTGAACATATAGGGCGCGGGAGGTCTTCTCACTTTGTAGATAAATAA
- a CDS encoding S1 RNA-binding domain-containing protein → MNPGTFMTLKIDEKVDYGYYLTDGESRVLLHKTEITEPIEELDEVEVYLIVDHEDRLAATMKKPTISEDRFGWVEVVSVREDMGAFVDIGLSKDALVDNDILPAYVSVWPKEGDKLYCSLKVTKNGRFFTKLATEDVMQENIVPAAGVWNNQTVTGRVYRIIIAGSFIITEEGYKGFIHSSQRKREPRLGELVTGRVVDVKEDGTLNVSLLPFKHEALDEDAQVICDYMEERGGAMPFFDKSDPDDIKERFNMSKGAFKRALGSLMKAGKVYQEDGWTYFKKEQQ, encoded by the coding sequence ATGAATCCCGGAACGTTTATGACGCTTAAAATAGATGAAAAAGTAGATTACGGATATTATTTAACAGATGGAGAAAGCCGAGTACTGCTTCACAAAACGGAAATCACTGAACCGATTGAAGAATTGGATGAGGTTGAGGTGTACCTGATTGTGGACCATGAAGACCGTCTCGCTGCAACAATGAAAAAGCCGACGATATCAGAAGACCGGTTCGGATGGGTAGAAGTAGTCAGTGTCAGGGAAGACATGGGGGCATTCGTCGACATTGGCCTTTCAAAAGATGCACTTGTCGACAACGATATTCTTCCGGCCTATGTAAGTGTATGGCCAAAAGAAGGCGACAAGCTCTACTGTTCCCTGAAAGTGACGAAAAACGGAAGATTTTTCACAAAACTTGCAACGGAAGATGTCATGCAGGAAAACATCGTCCCGGCTGCAGGAGTATGGAACAATCAGACCGTTACAGGCAGAGTCTACCGAATCATTATTGCCGGATCTTTCATCATAACTGAAGAAGGCTACAAAGGATTCATCCACTCCTCCCAGCGCAAAAGAGAGCCGCGTCTTGGCGAGCTTGTAACAGGACGCGTTGTTGATGTGAAGGAAGACGGCACCCTTAACGTTTCTCTCCTTCCGTTCAAACATGAGGCATTGGATGAGGATGCACAAGTGATCTGTGATTATATGGAAGAAAGAGGAGGAGCCATGCCCTTCTTTGACAAGAGCGATCCCGATGACATCAAAGAACGCTTCAACATGAGCAAAGGTGCATTCAAGCGTGCGCTCGGCTCACTCATGAAAGCAGGGAAGGTTTATCAGGAAGACGGCTGGACTTATTTTAAAAAAGAACAACAGTAA
- a CDS encoding YajQ family cyclic di-GMP-binding protein, giving the protein MAKDSSFDIVSKVDMPEVTNAITMTMKEIGTRYDFKGSKSSITLEKEELVLVSDDEFKMDQLKDVFISKLIKRNVATRNIDYGKIEGASGGTIRQRAKLVQGIDKDNAKKINAIIKNAGLKVKTQVQDDQVRVTGKSKDDLQQVIAAVRGADLPIDVQFINFR; this is encoded by the coding sequence ATGGCCAAGGACAGTTCGTTTGATATTGTGTCGAAGGTGGATATGCCTGAGGTAACAAATGCCATCACGATGACGATGAAAGAAATCGGCACACGCTATGATTTTAAAGGAAGCAAAAGCAGCATTACGCTTGAAAAAGAGGAGCTTGTTTTAGTTTCTGATGATGAGTTCAAAATGGATCAGCTGAAGGATGTGTTCATTTCAAAACTGATCAAGCGCAATGTGGCAACGCGCAATATTGATTACGGAAAAATTGAAGGCGCATCAGGCGGCACCATCCGCCAGCGTGCAAAGCTTGTCCAGGGTATTGATAAGGACAATGCGAAAAAGATTAACGCGATCATAAAAAATGCAGGGCTTAAAGTGAAAACGCAAGTTCAGGATGATCAGGTCCGCGTAACCGGCAAAAGCAAGGACGACCTGCAGCAGGTGATTGCAGCTGTCCGCGGAGCGGATCTGCCGATCGATGTTCAGTTCATTAATTTCAGATAA
- a CDS encoding bifunctional homocysteine S-methyltransferase/methylenetetrahydrofolate reductase: protein MALLTDLQKKILIGDGAMGTLLYSHGVDRCFEELNLSKPDDILNVHKAYLDAGADVIQTNTYGANYIKLSRYGLEDEVRAINRKAVQIAKQAAEGTSAYVLGTIGGVRAFKKGSYSLEDLRRNFREQLYLLLNEEPDGLLLETYYDLEEMKTVLEIARKETDLPIITNISLHEIGVLQDGTPLSDGLSQLEELGANVVGLNCRLGPYHMLSSLEEVPLPEKAFLSVYPNSSLPTIEEGRLVYGSGEKYFAESALAFRNQGARLIGGCCGTTPDHIRAMASALKGLPPVTEKKVKARKEEISIASAAERKYPPLQDIVTEKRSIIVELDPPKKLGIEKFLKGAKALQEAGIDALTLADNSLASPRISNAAMGSIVQQTHGLRSLIHITCRDRNLIGLQSHLMGLHTLGLTDVLAITGDPSKIGDFPGATSVYDLSSFDLISLIKQFNDGLSYSGKPLGEKTNFSVAAAFNPNVKYLDKAVKRLEKKIACGADYFISQPIYSEKQLLDVYEETKHLTVPVYIGIMPLTSSRNAEFIHNEIPGITLSDSIREKMANAGDDKEKSYQEGLAIAKNLIDAAFDLFNGIYLITPFLNYELTVELTNYIHNKESEATERKITHV, encoded by the coding sequence TTGGCACTTTTAACAGACTTGCAGAAAAAAATTCTGATCGGGGACGGAGCAATGGGCACCCTGCTTTATTCCCACGGTGTGGACCGGTGTTTTGAAGAACTGAACCTGTCAAAACCGGATGACATTCTGAATGTTCATAAGGCGTATCTTGATGCCGGAGCTGATGTCATTCAGACAAATACGTACGGGGCCAATTATATCAAGCTGTCGAGATACGGGCTTGAAGATGAGGTGCGCGCCATTAACCGCAAGGCTGTGCAGATTGCAAAACAAGCTGCCGAAGGCACCTCAGCCTATGTCCTCGGAACAATCGGCGGGGTCCGTGCTTTTAAAAAGGGCTCTTATTCGCTTGAGGACCTGCGGCGAAATTTCAGGGAGCAGCTTTATCTTCTGCTGAACGAAGAGCCGGACGGCCTCCTGCTTGAAACGTATTATGATCTTGAAGAAATGAAGACGGTTCTTGAGATTGCAAGAAAAGAAACAGACTTGCCGATTATAACGAACATTTCCCTTCATGAAATCGGCGTTCTTCAGGACGGTACTCCTCTTTCTGACGGCCTGTCCCAGCTTGAGGAGCTCGGGGCGAATGTTGTCGGGCTGAACTGCAGGCTTGGGCCATATCATATGCTCTCATCTCTGGAAGAAGTTCCTCTTCCCGAAAAGGCCTTCCTGTCTGTTTATCCGAACAGCAGCCTCCCGACCATTGAGGAAGGCAGACTTGTTTACGGATCCGGTGAAAAATACTTCGCTGAAAGCGCACTTGCTTTTAGAAATCAGGGAGCGAGATTAATAGGCGGCTGTTGCGGAACGACTCCTGATCATATCAGGGCGATGGCTTCTGCACTTAAAGGACTGCCTCCAGTGACAGAAAAGAAGGTGAAAGCTAGGAAAGAAGAAATCTCCATTGCCTCAGCTGCCGAGAGAAAGTATCCTCCGCTGCAGGATATCGTAACAGAAAAACGATCCATTATTGTCGAGCTTGACCCGCCGAAAAAGCTCGGTATTGAAAAATTTTTAAAAGGAGCAAAGGCCCTCCAGGAGGCTGGAATCGATGCCTTAACACTTGCGGATAACTCTCTTGCTTCACCAAGAATCAGCAATGCCGCGATGGGATCCATTGTCCAGCAGACCCATGGACTCCGCTCGCTGATCCATATTACGTGCCGTGACCGGAATTTAATTGGCCTGCAGTCACATTTAATGGGTCTCCATACTCTCGGCTTAACAGATGTTTTAGCCATAACAGGAGATCCGTCCAAAATCGGGGATTTCCCGGGGGCAACTTCTGTTTATGACCTTTCTTCCTTTGACTTGATCAGTCTGATTAAGCAATTTAATGACGGGCTTTCTTACTCAGGAAAACCGCTTGGCGAAAAAACGAACTTCTCAGTTGCCGCCGCCTTTAACCCGAATGTGAAGTACCTTGATAAAGCCGTTAAAAGGCTGGAGAAAAAAATAGCGTGCGGCGCTGATTATTTTATCTCCCAGCCGATCTATTCCGAAAAACAGCTGCTTGATGTCTATGAAGAAACAAAACACTTAACCGTACCGGTTTATATCGGCATTATGCCGCTCACCAGCAGCCGGAATGCCGAATTTATTCATAATGAGATTCCGGGCATTACCCTGTCTGACAGCATCCGCGAAAAAATGGCCAATGCCGGAGATGACAAGGAAAAATCGTATCAGGAGGGTCTGGCCATTGCCAAAAACCTAATTGATGCTGCATTTGATCTGTTTAACGGCATTTACTTGATCACACCGTTTTTGAATTATGAACTAACCGTGGAATTGACGAACTATATTCATAATAAAGAGTCTGAGGCCACCGAAAGGAAGATTACGCATGTCTGA
- the metH gene encoding methionine synthase: MSDIKKQLEKKILVLDGAMGTMIQDANLSADDFGGEAYEGCNEYLTITAPEVIQSIHEAYLEAKADIIETNTFGATKIVLDEYDLGHLAFELNKKAAEIAKRAAEKYSTPEWPRFVAGSMGPTTKTLSVTGGATFEELIENYEEQTLGLLAGGADLLLLETSQDLLNVKAGFLGIKRAFEKTGKEIPLMVSGTIEPMGTTLAGQDIEAFFISLEHMQPLSVGLNCATGPEFMTDHIRTLSGMAHTAVSCYPNAGLPDEEGKYHESPRSLAQKVKGFAEQGWLNIVGGCCGTTPAHITAIADAVSELNPRTVPERDPAHTVSGIDPLIYDDSMRPLFVGERTNVIGSRKFKRLIAEGKFEEASEIARAQVKNGAHVIDICLADPDRDELEDMEAFIKEVTKKVKAPLVIDSTDEAVIEKALSYSQGKVIINSINLEDGEERFDAVVPLIHKYGAAVVVGTIDEKGMALTAEEKLDIAVRSFELLTEKHGLSPSDIIFDPLVFPVGTGDEQYIGSAEETIKGIRLIKERLPECLTMLGVSNVSFGLPPVGREVLNAVYLYHCTQAGLDYAIVNTEKLERFASIPKQEVEMAETLLFNTNDQTLATFTNHYRGKKKTAKKPVQSLPLEQRLAQYVVEGTKEGLISDLEIALKEYDAPLDIINGPLMSGMAEVGELFNTNQLIVAEVLQSAEVMKASVSFLEQYMEKKDDSGKGKILLATVKGDVHDIGKNLVDIILSNNGYKVVDLGIKVTPQDLIAAVRKEKPDIVGLSGLLVKSAQQMVLTAQDLREADISVPILVGGAALSRKFADGKIAPQYSGPVVYAKDAMDGLSLANRIRVDPAQFKKKEVRSERFSEKKPTAAVTELLEKRAELAPSPVFVPEDCRRHIIKDFNLQHLIPYINMQMLIGHHLGLKGKVKEMLKNNDSKAVALKETIDELLKQGEAEKWFEPAAVYQFFPAVSEGNSLHILDPETEEKLQTFDFPRQSKLPHRCISDYVRPDGEKRDYVSFFAVTAGKKVREIANRFKEQGDYLKSHVVQALALELAEGLAERTHQLIRDQWGFPDPPDFTMDQRFSAKYQGQRFSFGYPACPNLDDQAKLFDLIRPEDIGVNLTEGFMMEPEASVTAIVVAHPEARYFNVLN; the protein is encoded by the coding sequence ATGTCTGATATAAAAAAACAGCTTGAGAAAAAAATCCTCGTTCTGGACGGAGCGATGGGCACCATGATTCAGGACGCCAATCTTTCTGCAGATGACTTCGGCGGAGAAGCTTATGAAGGGTGCAACGAATATTTGACTATAACTGCACCTGAGGTCATTCAATCGATCCATGAAGCTTACCTTGAAGCAAAAGCAGATATTATTGAGACAAACACGTTCGGGGCTACGAAAATCGTTCTGGATGAATACGATCTTGGGCACCTTGCCTTCGAACTGAATAAAAAAGCGGCTGAAATTGCGAAAAGAGCAGCTGAAAAATACTCAACACCCGAATGGCCCCGCTTTGTAGCTGGCTCAATGGGACCGACAACAAAAACGCTCTCTGTTACGGGAGGAGCCACATTTGAAGAACTGATCGAGAACTATGAAGAACAGACACTGGGACTGCTTGCAGGCGGAGCCGATCTGCTTCTTCTTGAAACGAGCCAGGACCTGCTGAATGTAAAAGCCGGCTTTTTAGGCATTAAGCGTGCCTTTGAGAAGACTGGAAAAGAAATCCCGCTTATGGTATCAGGGACGATTGAGCCGATGGGCACGACCCTTGCCGGCCAGGACATTGAAGCCTTCTTTATTTCCCTTGAACATATGCAGCCTCTTTCTGTCGGCTTGAACTGTGCGACAGGGCCTGAGTTTATGACAGACCATATCAGGACGCTGTCAGGCATGGCCCATACAGCTGTCAGCTGTTACCCGAACGCCGGCCTGCCGGATGAGGAAGGAAAATACCATGAATCCCCGCGTTCGCTTGCTCAGAAAGTGAAGGGTTTTGCAGAACAGGGCTGGCTCAATATTGTCGGCGGCTGCTGCGGAACCACACCCGCACATATCACGGCTATCGCAGATGCAGTCAGCGAACTGAATCCGCGCACCGTCCCGGAACGTGATCCGGCACATACCGTTTCCGGTATTGATCCGCTTATTTATGACGACTCCATGAGACCGCTTTTCGTCGGAGAACGGACAAATGTCATTGGGTCAAGAAAATTCAAGCGTCTGATTGCCGAGGGGAAATTTGAAGAAGCATCTGAAATTGCGAGAGCACAGGTTAAAAACGGAGCACATGTCATTGATATTTGTCTTGCAGACCCTGACCGCGATGAACTTGAAGATATGGAAGCATTTATAAAAGAAGTGACCAAAAAAGTAAAGGCGCCGCTTGTCATCGATTCAACCGATGAAGCTGTAATTGAAAAAGCACTCTCTTATTCCCAGGGAAAAGTCATCATCAACTCGATTAACCTCGAAGACGGCGAAGAGCGCTTTGACGCAGTTGTTCCGCTGATTCATAAATATGGTGCCGCCGTTGTTGTCGGAACCATAGACGAAAAGGGCATGGCTCTTACAGCTGAGGAAAAGCTTGATATTGCGGTCCGTTCGTTTGAACTGCTTACTGAAAAGCACGGCCTGAGTCCGTCAGATATTATTTTTGATCCCCTCGTTTTCCCTGTCGGCACAGGAGACGAGCAGTATATTGGTTCTGCTGAAGAAACCATTAAGGGCATCCGCCTGATCAAAGAGCGACTTCCGGAATGTCTGACCATGCTTGGAGTCAGCAATGTATCCTTCGGCCTGCCGCCTGTCGGCCGCGAAGTATTGAACGCAGTTTATCTTTATCACTGTACACAGGCGGGACTTGACTATGCCATTGTCAACACAGAAAAACTTGAGCGTTTTGCTTCAATTCCGAAACAAGAAGTAGAAATGGCAGAAACGCTTCTTTTTAATACAAATGACCAAACACTCGCGACTTTTACAAATCACTACCGCGGGAAGAAAAAAACAGCCAAAAAACCTGTACAGTCCCTTCCGCTTGAGCAGCGTCTCGCCCAATATGTTGTTGAGGGGACAAAAGAAGGACTGATTTCAGACCTTGAAATAGCCCTTAAGGAATATGATGCTCCTCTCGATATTATTAACGGTCCGCTAATGAGCGGAATGGCTGAAGTCGGAGAGCTGTTCAATACAAACCAGCTGATTGTCGCCGAGGTTCTTCAGAGCGCAGAAGTAATGAAGGCTTCCGTCTCCTTTTTAGAGCAGTATATGGAGAAGAAGGATGACAGCGGAAAAGGAAAAATCCTGCTTGCAACGGTTAAAGGTGATGTGCATGATATAGGGAAAAACCTCGTGGATATTATCCTGAGCAACAATGGCTACAAAGTAGTGGATCTCGGAATTAAAGTGACCCCGCAGGATTTAATTGCAGCTGTCAGAAAAGAAAAACCGGATATTGTCGGACTTTCAGGCCTGCTTGTTAAGTCAGCCCAGCAAATGGTCCTGACTGCTCAGGATCTGCGTGAAGCTGATATTTCGGTTCCAATCCTGGTCGGCGGCGCTGCCCTTTCCAGAAAGTTTGCGGACGGAAAGATTGCTCCGCAATACAGCGGACCGGTGGTGTATGCCAAGGATGCGATGGACGGCCTTTCACTTGCAAACCGGATCCGCGTCGACCCGGCCCAGTTTAAAAAGAAAGAAGTGCGATCTGAACGGTTTTCTGAAAAGAAACCGACTGCCGCAGTGACAGAGCTGCTTGAAAAAAGAGCAGAGCTTGCACCGTCCCCTGTTTTTGTGCCTGAGGACTGCAGACGCCATATCATCAAAGATTTCAATTTGCAGCACCTCATCCCTTATATCAACATGCAGATGCTGATCGGCCATCACCTCGGCCTCAAGGGAAAAGTAAAGGAAATGCTGAAAAACAATGATTCAAAAGCTGTTGCTCTCAAAGAAACCATTGATGAACTCCTGAAGCAGGGAGAGGCGGAAAAATGGTTTGAACCTGCTGCGGTTTATCAGTTCTTCCCTGCTGTATCAGAGGGAAATTCTCTGCACATTCTGGATCCTGAAACAGAAGAAAAGCTGCAGACCTTTGACTTTCCAAGACAATCCAAGCTGCCGCACCGCTGCATTTCAGACTATGTTCGTCCGGACGGCGAAAAGAGAGACTATGTTTCCTTCTTTGCTGTTACGGCAGGAAAGAAAGTCAGAGAGATTGCAAACCGCTTCAAGGAACAGGGTGATTACTTGAAGAGCCATGTCGTCCAGGCACTTGCCCTTGAACTTGCTGAAGGTCTCGCCGAGCGGACGCACCAGCTGATTCGAGATCAGTGGGGCTTCCCTGATCCACCGGACTTTACAATGGATCAGCGCTTTTCAGCCAAATATCAGGGCCAGCGGTTCTCTTTCGGATATCCTGCCTGCCCGAATCTTGATGACCAGGCCAAATTATTCGATCTGATCAGGCCTGAAGACATCGGAGTGAACCTTACAGAAGGCTTTATGATGGAACCTGAAGCATCTGTTACGGCCATAGTCGTTGCCCATCCTGAAGCACGGTATTTCAATGTTTTGAACTGA
- a CDS encoding SDR family oxidoreductase, whose product MSQNSQTNKTMPAQHQDVQPGHENQMNPKPEFDSHDYKGSGKLSNKTAIITGGDSGIGRSVAVHYAREGADVVISYLDEHDDANETKRLVEQEGRQCLLIPGDIGDEAFCAQVVNETVSKFGKIDILVNNAAEQHPQAGIEEITKEQLERTFKTNIFSFFYMTKAALPHLKQGSSIINTSSITAYAGNEQLIDYSATKGAITTFTRSLSMSLVKKGIRVNGVAPGPIWTPLIPSTFDAEKVSEFGADTPMGRPGQPDELAPSYVFLASSDSSYITGQMIHVNGGKIING is encoded by the coding sequence ATGAGCCAAAACAGCCAAACAAATAAAACGATGCCTGCACAGCATCAGGATGTGCAGCCCGGGCACGAAAATCAGATGAACCCAAAACCGGAGTTTGACAGCCATGACTATAAAGGCAGCGGCAAGCTTTCGAATAAAACAGCGATTATCACAGGCGGTGATTCAGGCATCGGACGATCGGTAGCCGTTCATTATGCAAGAGAGGGCGCAGATGTCGTTATCTCCTATTTGGATGAACACGATGATGCGAATGAAACGAAGCGCCTTGTGGAGCAGGAAGGCAGACAGTGCCTGCTTATTCCCGGAGATATCGGAGATGAAGCTTTTTGCGCACAGGTCGTAAACGAAACAGTCAGCAAGTTCGGCAAAATTGACATTCTTGTCAACAATGCCGCCGAGCAGCATCCGCAGGCTGGCATTGAGGAAATTACAAAAGAGCAGCTTGAACGCACATTCAAAACAAATATTTTCTCTTTCTTCTATATGACAAAAGCAGCCCTTCCCCATCTGAAGCAAGGAAGCAGCATCATCAACACTTCATCCATCACAGCTTATGCAGGAAACGAACAGCTGATTGATTATTCAGCCACGAAAGGTGCCATTACGACGTTCACACGATCCCTTTCCATGTCTCTTGTGAAAAAAGGCATCCGGGTAAACGGCGTAGCTCCGGGTCCAATCTGGACACCGCTCATCCCTTCAACGTTTGATGCAGAAAAAGTTTCAGAGTTCGGCGCCGACACGCCAATGGGACGCCCCGGACAGCCTGATGAACTTGCACCAAGCTACGTATTCCTCGCAAGCAGCGACTCAAGCTACATCACCGGACAGATGATTCATGTGAACGGTGGTAAAATCATTAACGGCTAA
- a CDS encoding YjcZ family sporulation protein, whose translation MSKDGCGGGYNNGFALIIVLFILLIIIGASFVGGAGYGPGPGYC comes from the coding sequence ATGAGTAAAGATGGATGCGGCGGCGGATACAATAATGGATTCGCGCTAATTATCGTATTGTTTATTTTGCTGATTATCATCGGTGCTTCTTTTGTCGGCGGCGCTGGTTATGGTCCTGGACCTGGCTACTGCTAA
- a CDS encoding manganese-dependent inorganic pyrophosphatase has product MEKVLIFGHKNPDTDTICSAIAYADLKTKLGMNAEPVRLGEINGETEFALNTFGVDVPRLIETAANETSQVILVDHNERQQSVSDIEKVHVLEVIDHHRIANFETSDPLYYRAEPVGCTATILNKIYKENGVSIPKEIAGLMLSAIISDSLLFKSPTCTEQDVAAAQELAAIAGVDAEVYGLDMLKAGADLSGKTVSELISLDAKEFSMGDYKVEIAQVNAVDPNDILVHKEEIEAMVSAVIAEKELDLFVFVVTDILINDSVAIALGRETRAVEQAYDVKLIDNMAVLKGVVSRKKQIVPVLTEVLTNAL; this is encoded by the coding sequence ATGGAAAAAGTATTGATCTTTGGTCATAAAAACCCGGATACAGATACGATTTGCTCTGCAATTGCGTATGCTGATCTTAAAACAAAGCTAGGCATGAATGCAGAGCCTGTCCGCCTCGGAGAAATCAACGGCGAAACAGAATTTGCTCTGAATACATTTGGAGTTGACGTTCCAAGACTGATCGAAACAGCTGCGAATGAGACAAGCCAGGTCATTTTAGTCGACCATAACGAACGCCAGCAAAGTGTCAGTGACATTGAAAAAGTACACGTACTTGAGGTTATTGACCATCACCGCATCGCAAACTTTGAAACAAGCGATCCGCTTTATTACCGCGCGGAGCCTGTCGGATGCACAGCTACAATCCTGAACAAGATTTACAAAGAGAACGGCGTGAGCATTCCAAAAGAAATTGCGGGCCTTATGCTGTCTGCCATCATCTCTGATTCATTATTGTTTAAATCACCTACATGCACAGAGCAGGATGTAGCAGCTGCGCAAGAACTTGCAGCCATTGCCGGCGTGGATGCAGAAGTGTACGGACTTGATATGCTGAAAGCAGGAGCTGACCTCAGCGGCAAAACAGTTTCAGAACTCATTTCTCTTGATGCAAAAGAATTCTCAATGGGCGATTACAAAGTTGAGATTGCACAGGTAAATGCGGTAGACCCTAACGACATTCTTGTTCATAAAGAAGAAATCGAAGCGATGGTTTCAGCGGTTATCGCTGAAAAAGAATTGGACTTGTTCGTATTTGTCGTAACAGATATCCTGATCAATGATTCCGTTGCCATTGCTCTTGGCCGTGAAACACGAGCGGTAGAACAGGCATACGATGTAAAGCTTATTGATAACATGGCGGTGCTGAAAGGCGTTGTATCCCGCAAGAAACAAATTGTACCTGTCCTGACAGAAGTTTTAACAAACGCACTGTAA